GTGGCCCTGGTGAAGCTTTGGCCGAAAGCCCTCGGGCAGGATCTTGGAGATCACGCCGGGGTCCACCCGGTAGTTCACCAGCAGGCGGCGGCCGATCATTCCGGTGACCGCGGGCAGCTTCAGCATCGTTTCAGGTTTGAATGATGTGATGGATCGCGTCTTTCAGCCACTCTGGAGGACTGGAGTCTGAGCGAAGGGATACCAAGGCTCGTAGCTTCCCGTCGCTGGCGGGATCCGCAACGAATAAGGTTCTCAGGTCCTCTTCTCCCAATTCCGAGTCGAAGACCCAGAGCGGAATCTCGGTCGGGCGGTCGACTTTTCTCTCTGCTACCTGGGTGAATTTCCTCCCGCGGGAATCCACGAGATACGCGTCCCCGGTGCTCCAGAACCACTGGTCCACATCGTCCGTCCAATACCCAAGGTCGAGAAGTCCACCCAAGCTGCCATCGGTTTCGACGAGGATCGCGGGGAACTCCGCTTGGATGTTATCGTTCATGCCGCTTTGAAGCCGCTATCCGGTAACAAGAAAGCCGCGGGATGTCCCGCGGCTTTCCGTGAAATCAAGGTGAAGCGGATCTCGGCTTAGGCCGGGATCAGGTTCTGCACCGCCTCGCGCTCTTCGAGGAGCTCGTTGATGGTGGCGTCGATCTTGCCCTGGCTAAAGGCATCCACCGGCACGCCGTCCACGACTTCCCAAGTGCCATTGGTCACCGTGCGGATCGGCATTGAGGCCATGATACCCTTTTCGATGCCGTAGTGGCTGCCATCCGAGTAGATCGCCACACTGTGCCAGTCACCAGCCGGAGTCGGGTTGACAAGGCTGACCACGGTGTCGATCGCGGCATTGGCGGCGGAAGCGGCGGAAGAAGCACCACGGGCCTTGATGATGGCGGCACCGCGCTGTTGCACGGTGGTGATGAATTCGCCCTTCAGCCACTCGTGGTCGCTGATGACCTCGGTGGCGGGCTTGCCGTTGATCTTGGCGTTGGTGAAATCCGGATACTGGGTGGCGGAGTGGTTGCCCCAGATGCAGAGATTGGTGACTTCCGAGTGATGGGCACCGGATTTCTTGGCGAGCTGGCTCTTGGCGCGGTTCTCGTCCAGGCGGGTCATCGCGAAGAAGCGGTCCTTCGGCACGCCGTCGGCGTTCGAGGCACAGATGAGGGCGTTGGTGTTGCAGGGATTGCCGACGACCAAGGTCCGGACATCGGAGGCGGCGTTCTTGGCGATCGCCTGGCCTTGGCCAGTAAAGATCTTGCCGTTGATGCCGAGCAGATCGCCGCGCTCCATTCCGGCCTTGCGCGGCACGGAGCCGACGAGCAGAGCCCAGTTGGTACCGCGGAAGCCTTCGTTCAGGTCGGCGGTCGGCACGATCTCGCGGAGGAGCGGGAAGGCGCAGTCATCCAGCTCCATCACCACGCCTTCAAGCGTCGGAAGCGCGGGCTCGATCTCGATCAAGCGAAGATTCACCGGCTGGTCCGGACCAAAGAGTGCCCCGGAGGCGATGCGGAAGAGCAAGGCATAGCCGATTTGGCCGGCGGCGCCGGTCACGGAAACGGTGATAGGTGCTTTCATGGTGTCTCGAATGCGCGTGAAGGATGTACCTCCCCGCAGCACATACGGTCAATCGTGGAGCTTCCTTGGAATACGACGGATTTTTTCCTGTCCCGGATCCTTAAGGGATGCTAAGCAGCTAGCATCCAATGGCCGCGAGGCGGAAAAAGAGCGTCAAGACTGCAAAGAGTGCGAGCGTGAAGTTGAAGCGTCTGGAAGCCCAGACGCGCGTCATCTGCACGGCGAATCGCATTGTTGTCGCAGTGATTGCTCTGGTCCTCGGTTTGGCCGTGGTGGCTTCCGCGCTCCCGCAGAAGCGGAAGCTTCAGGATCTGGAGTTCCAACTGGCCCGGGTGCTGGAGGAGGAAAAGCAGGTCATGGCTGAGAAGGAGCATCGCGAGATCGAGTATCGGGCGATGAAGGAA
This portion of the Luteolibacter luteus genome encodes:
- a CDS encoding malate dehydrogenase, encoding MKAPITVSVTGAAGQIGYALLFRIASGALFGPDQPVNLRLIEIEPALPTLEGVVMELDDCAFPLLREIVPTADLNEGFRGTNWALLVGSVPRKAGMERGDLLGINGKIFTGQGQAIAKNAASDVRTLVVGNPCNTNALICASNADGVPKDRFFAMTRLDENRAKSQLAKKSGAHHSEVTNLCIWGNHSATQYPDFTNAKINGKPATEVISDHEWLKGEFITTVQQRGAAIIKARGASSAASAANAAIDTVVSLVNPTPAGDWHSVAIYSDGSHYGIEKGIMASMPIRTVTNGTWEVVDGVPVDAFSQGKIDATINELLEEREAVQNLIPA
- a CDS encoding FtsB family cell division protein — protein: MKLKRLEAQTRVICTANRIVVAVIALVLGLAVVASALPQKRKLQDLEFQLARVLEEEKQVMAEKEHREIEYRAMKEDPEFLELKARDRLNLHREEERVFRVRRNND